In Vibrio tritonius, the following are encoded in one genomic region:
- a CDS encoding DNA repair protein, whose translation MNIGLIIALVAVLLVLVLGYNIMLQYKVRLESTKKQEASKYIAIIDATEDLIGNAHHMPFSKELLVCLNTRILDALEAMHEIDPKDKNLEHRVANMRNQVEQLKANHPGGESASFKVPSSDKQALLMLKLVKRLRDTIRSEHNKGRFDTQSFVAENARLENIQIKINIENVLKRSNDAIVRGQPGTALQLLRKGIDVLSSKNDAYSNQAREKLQTMHDELEKRRQTKSEAELHQIEANEHDSDMEALFGEKKKW comes from the coding sequence ATGAATATTGGTTTAATAATCGCTCTAGTTGCTGTGTTGCTCGTATTGGTGCTGGGTTACAACATAATGCTCCAATACAAAGTGCGTCTAGAATCCACAAAGAAGCAGGAAGCATCGAAATACATTGCGATTATCGATGCAACTGAAGATTTGATCGGTAACGCTCACCATATGCCATTTAGCAAAGAGCTTCTCGTATGTTTAAATACAAGAATACTGGATGCACTAGAGGCAATGCATGAGATAGATCCCAAAGATAAAAATCTGGAACATCGTGTTGCTAATATGCGTAATCAGGTTGAACAGCTCAAAGCGAACCATCCCGGCGGCGAAAGTGCTTCTTTTAAAGTACCTAGTAGCGACAAACAAGCTCTATTGATGCTTAAATTGGTTAAGCGGTTACGAGACACCATTCGCAGCGAACATAATAAGGGGCGTTTTGATACTCAATCCTTTGTTGCTGAAAATGCTCGTCTTGAGAACATCCAAATCAAAATTAACATAGAAAACGTTCTGAAACGCTCTAACGATGCAATCGTTAGAGGACAACCGGGAACTGCACTGCAGTTGTTACGTAAAGGCATTGATGTGTTAAGTTCTAAGAATGACGCTTATTCAAATCAAGCAAGAGAGAAATTGCAAACCATGCACGACGAGCTAGAGAAACGTCGTCAAACGAAAAGCGAAGCCGAACTTCACCAAATTGAAGCAAATGAACACGATAGTGACATGGAAGCGCTCTTTGGCGAGAAGAAAAAATGGTAG
- the miaE gene encoding tRNA isopentenyl-2-thiomethyl-A-37 hydroxylase MiaE: MIQEDAIQQLLQPISQFLKCSTPDEWIIEARKPENLRVLLLDHLLCELKAGQSAMYLIRKYAVDPSSQHSLLDWFKPYEDFAYRGLGSIETLKGKSQISKAIMAKSDSPYSQELIDKMVLLIKEELHHFYQVLEIMEQRGVQYESIPASRYAKGLLSHMKTHEPETLIDKLIVGAYIEARSCERFAKLSPYLDEDMARFYISLLRSEARHYQDYLALAEQIAGKDISERIAYFGRVEAELISSPDQEFKFHSGVPA; this comes from the coding sequence ATTATTCAAGAAGACGCTATCCAGCAATTGTTACAACCTATCAGTCAGTTTTTAAAATGCTCTACTCCAGATGAATGGATTATCGAAGCGCGTAAACCTGAAAACTTGCGCGTATTACTGCTCGATCACCTACTGTGCGAGCTCAAAGCTGGCCAATCGGCTATGTACCTCATTCGCAAATATGCCGTAGACCCATCGAGCCAACACTCCTTGTTAGATTGGTTTAAACCTTATGAAGATTTTGCTTATCGTGGTTTAGGTTCGATTGAAACGTTAAAAGGGAAAAGCCAGATATCCAAAGCAATCATGGCGAAATCGGATTCTCCCTACAGCCAAGAGCTAATTGATAAAATGGTGCTACTTATTAAAGAAGAGTTGCACCATTTCTATCAAGTTCTGGAGATCATGGAGCAACGTGGTGTGCAATATGAGTCGATACCAGCCAGTCGCTACGCGAAAGGATTGCTTTCACATATGAAAACACACGAGCCAGAGACGTTAATCGATAAATTGATAGTGGGTGCTTACATCGAAGCTCGCTCTTGTGAGCGATTTGCTAAATTGTCCCCTTATCTCGATGAAGATATGGCTCGCTTTTATATTTCACTGTTACGTTCAGAAGCTCGCCACTATCAAGACTATTTAGCGCTTGCTGAACAAATCGCGGGTAAAGACATCAGTGAACGCATCGCCTATTTTGGCAGAGTTGAAGCAGAACTCATTTCATCACCTGATCAGGAATTCAAATTCCACAGTGGTGTTCCCGCCTAA